The sequence GTCAGTCCTAGCCAGTGCATGTTGGCTATCTCCAGAGTTACAAGAGTAATAGTATAGCCATCTGGCGCCGCATACACTCCTGCGCTATGACCGACTGCTCCGCCGCCACCGGTTCTGTTTACGACTGTAAATGGTTGGCCAAGAGCCTTGCTGAGCTCATTAGCCACGTATCTGGCAACTCTATCAGTTCCACCGCCTGCACCCCAGGGGCAGATAACCGACACGGGCTTTCTGGGATAGTCAACGCCAAATGCTAGCGATGAAGCAATCAAAGCGATGACTAAGAAAACTAGAAATTTCCTCACAAAAAACACCTCCTATTGAGTAACAGGGTTTCCCCCAAGAAAATCGAGAACCTGTTTCTTAGACGGTTGTCCTTCTGTAGAACCAGTTTTAGTACAAGTCAATGCCGCGGCCGAAAGTGCAAACTGAAGGGAATCTTCCACATCCCTGTCTTCCAGGTAACAGCACAGTAAGGATGCTGTAAATGTGTCTCCTGCACCAACTGTGTCAGCTACTTCAACCTTCTTTGCTTTGCCCTTCACGCTTCTCTTTCTGGTCGCTATGACCGCTCCCTTTACTCCACACCTGAGGGCGACTATTTTGGGGCCGAGTTCTAAAAGGGAATTGGCAGCATCGTCTGGATTGCCCTTCATGCCTAGCACCTCTTGCTCGTCATCGTTTAGAGAGACTATATCGGCATAATTTGAAATAACACTAAGATATATTGATTTCGCAAGATCTCTCGACCAGAGTTTACTGCGATAATTCAAATCGAATGAGATAACCGCGCCATTCTCTCTTGCCCTATTCATGAGCGCAAAACTCGCTTCGAGACACTGTCTACTGATCGCCTGAGAAACTCCGCTTAGGTGAAGGATCTTAACTCCGTCAAGATCAACTGATTCTGCGTCTTCTGTGCTGTATGTACTTGCGGCCGCGTCTTTTCTCCTATAAATAAACTCATGTCCTTCACCAGTAAAGCTAGCAAAATACACTCCGGTTAGACGAGTAGTATCGACGATGACGTTGGTCGTGTCAACACTGTGTGATCTCCAGAGATCGATAAAACCTTCTCCAAAAGCATCGTTCCCAACTCTAGTAATATAGCCTGAGGAATGACCGAGCTTTGAAATTCCAAGAGCCACATTTGAGGTGTCTCCTCCCCAGGTCATGTCGAACTCACCGGCCTTGGAAAGACTCCGTCTATCTTTGCTATAGAATGCTGCAAGAGGTTCACCAAAACTCAGGACTTCTGGTTTCACACAATCACCTCAGTAGCCTCTTCTCGCCTGCACCGTGTACACTAAGGAAGGTTTCAATTGCTTGCCAGTCGGGCAAAGGTTCAATATCGCCCTTCAAGCTGACCGTTATCGCGCCGGCGACATTCGCATATCGAAGCGAATCTTCAATGCTTTTCCCCTGAAGGTAACTTGCGAGGAAGGCTCCATCACAGGCGTCGCCCGCCCCCAGTTCATCTATCACCGGGACCTTGTATGAAGGCATTGAATATCTCTTACCATTTACTAAGGCTTCCACTCCGTCGGAGCCCTTCTTGAAAACGGCTATTTCGGCAGATTGCGCCTTCTTTACGATCTCTTCTCTCGCTTTTTCCGTATCGTCGCCAAACAACATTGCCAAATCGCCGGCACCGGTGAAGAGAATGTTTGCTTCTCGAATAAATGGGTCTAATATCTTCATCGCGTTTTCACGCGTCTTGAGCAGATTGATCCTTATGTTGGTATCAAAAGCGACTTGAGCTCCATGTTTCTTTGCGAGCTCAACACTCCTCAAAGCAGCTTCATTGCAGCTTTCACTAAGAGCGGGAGTTATTCCACTTACCAGAAAGAGATCCACACCCTCAAAATATTTGTCTCTCAAGTTATCCGGGCCAAAATGTGCAGCAGCCGAGCCTTTTCTATAGTAATAGACCATAGTCTTGTCCGGCACAGGATAGCTTCTCTGGACGAAGTACACAGCGGTTGGGTTGGCATGGTCTTGAACGATACCGTCCGTTTCTACTCCTTCTAATCGGAGCGAGTCGATTATAACCTTTCCGAACTCATCCGCTCCAACGGCAGTCAGGAATGAACATCCTATTCCCAATCGCTGCATCTGGATAATCGTGTTCGCTTCAGAACCTGCCACATGTCTTTCAAAAAGAGTCTGAAAACGAAGAGCCCCCTTTTCGGTTGGGTTCATCTGCACCATTATTTCTCCAAGCCCGAGAGCTCTCTTCATCAATTCACCCCCTAGAGTGCCTTCATTTCTTTCAGTGCATTCTCGATCTTCTGGTAAATGGAGTCTTCTACGAGAGTGTAGGGGTGCCGTGGATATCCGGGATCAATACCTCTCATCTTCAACATTGCGTGAATTGCGGGAATACTTTGAGCGAAATGCTGAATGTCTCTCAGTCTGTTCACCCTCACCTGAAGTTCCAGGGCCTTCTTGTAATCAGGTTTCATAGTTTCATCATACAGTTCGACTACAGGTTCCGGAAGAGCGTTCGCTAAACCACAGATCGCTGCGTCGGCACCCAGTGCTACTGAGGGGACTATGAATGCTTCAGTTCCGCTAATATAGCAGAATTCATCCATATTCATATTGAACTTGACACCATAGAAATACAGAAGATCAAAGGTACTGTCCTTTATCCCATACAGCCCCACGTCCTTGAGTTTTTTGAGTGTTTCAACATCTATTGTTACTCCAGTTGTCTTTGGGTTGTTATAGATGAAAACTGGAAGCTCCGATAACTCTATTAGCTTCTTAAAAAATCTGACTATGTCCGCCTGAGAGTATGGGAAGTAGAAGGGCACAACTGTCGCTACAGCTTTGGCGCCCGCACGTTTCGCGTGTTTTGCGAGTTCGAAGATGTCGTCAGGGTTGCTCGAACCTATATGGGCTATAACAGGAACCCTGTTTTCTGCCCCTTTTACAGCAAGTTCAGTTACTTTCTTTCGTTCATCGACATTCATTAACGGTCCAGAACCGTATGTTCCGCAGGCAAACAAACCATGTACCTTTCTGGAAAGAAAATCTATGAGATTGAGATACCGTTTCTCATCGATATTTCCCTCTGAGTCAAATGTTGTTAGTACTGGTGGAATAATGCCTTTAAAAGCTCCCAAGTTGCACCTCCGAGTTTAGAATTTTAGGTATGATAATGATCTTCTTGATAATGAAAGAGTGTCGAGCGATTCCTCGCCCTCTCTTACCGCAAGACAAGCGAAGAGGGAGTCAA comes from Mesotoga sp. UBA6090 and encodes:
- a CDS encoding sugar kinase, with protein sequence MKRALGLGEIMVQMNPTEKGALRFQTLFERHVAGSEANTIIQMQRLGIGCSFLTAVGADEFGKVIIDSLRLEGVETDGIVQDHANPTAVYFVQRSYPVPDKTMVYYYRKGSAAAHFGPDNLRDKYFEGVDLFLVSGITPALSESCNEAALRSVELAKKHGAQVAFDTNIRINLLKTRENAMKILDPFIREANILFTGAGDLAMLFGDDTEKAREEIVKKAQSAEIAVFKKGSDGVEALVNGKRYSMPSYKVPVIDELGAGDACDGAFLASYLQGKSIEDSLRYANVAGAITVSLKGDIEPLPDWQAIETFLSVHGAGEKRLLR
- a CDS encoding sugar kinase; translated protein: MKPEVLSFGEPLAAFYSKDRRSLSKAGEFDMTWGGDTSNVALGISKLGHSSGYITRVGNDAFGEGFIDLWRSHSVDTTNVIVDTTRLTGVYFASFTGEGHEFIYRRKDAAASTYSTEDAESVDLDGVKILHLSGVSQAISRQCLEASFALMNRARENGAVISFDLNYRSKLWSRDLAKSIYLSVISNYADIVSLNDDEQEVLGMKGNPDDAANSLLELGPKIVALRCGVKGAVIATRKRSVKGKAKKVEVADTVGAGDTFTASLLCCYLEDRDVEDSLQFALSAAALTCTKTGSTEGQPSKKQVLDFLGGNPVTQ
- a CDS encoding dihydrodipicolinate synthase family protein encodes the protein MGAFKGIIPPVLTTFDSEGNIDEKRYLNLIDFLSRKVHGLFACGTYGSGPLMNVDERKKVTELAVKGAENRVPVIAHIGSSNPDDIFELAKHAKRAGAKAVATVVPFYFPYSQADIVRFFKKLIELSELPVFIYNNPKTTGVTIDVETLKKLKDVGLYGIKDSTFDLLYFYGVKFNMNMDEFCYISGTEAFIVPSVALGADAAICGLANALPEPVVELYDETMKPDYKKALELQVRVNRLRDIQHFAQSIPAIHAMLKMRGIDPGYPRHPYTLVEDSIYQKIENALKEMKAL